A part of Anser cygnoides isolate HZ-2024a breed goose chromosome 15, Taihu_goose_T2T_genome, whole genome shotgun sequence genomic DNA contains:
- the UBALD1 gene encoding UBA-like domain-containing protein 1, which yields MDELKHQVMINQFVLAAGCAADQAKQLLQAAHWQFETALSAFFQETNIPYSHHHQMMCTPANTPATPPNFPDALTMFSRLKASESFNSSSPVASMATSPPPPAPPLPQHGAFNPAWPAASPPGQQQSMWTPAPPVQPAGWPAAVSQQATAEQKANVTMEAER from the exons aTGGACGAGCTCAAGCACCAGGTGATGATCAACCAGTTCGTGCTGGCGGCCGGCTGCGCCGCCGACCAGgccaagcagctgctgcaggcggCGCACTGGCAGTTCGAG actgctctcagtgctttttttcaagaaacaaaCATCCCCTACAGCCACCACCATCAGATG ATGTGCACTCCCGCCAACACGCCGGCCACGCCGCCCAACTTCCCCGACGCCCTCACCATGTTCTCCCGCCTCAAGGCTTCCGAGAGcttcaacagcagcagccctgtggcCTCCATGGCgacctccccgccgcccccggccccgccgctgccccagCACGGGGCCTTCAACCCCGCCTGGCCCGCGGCCTCCCCGCccggccagcagcagagcatgTGGACTCCGGCCCCGCCGGTGCAGCCCGCGGGCTGGCCCGCCGCCGTCTCGCAGCAGGCCACGGCAGAACAGAAGGCCAACGTGACCATGGAGGCAGAGAGATGA
- the C15H16orf96 gene encoding uncharacterized protein C16orf96 homolog isoform X5 has protein sequence MLTTSCSLKTTIEAFQEELQLLKDNFQKAGLEELREQAAQQDKHSNLLQNILGQMAEVRQELGNFPWQAGVLCSLCRVPTGELSSRELSPEAPQEPAQEAPCKQSWLPERHVAVETFISCHENQLQQRADLGTLEDVATRLEKVQGEVKHLQDKGEKGPDFGREVLSQVGQLQEQCARLQEAAERLWADTEDTQKADEAVLETKVSQDELQRAMAQLSEMMQELLQRMSLHGQARHKALELVSEMDSKAQWEQAWRLSKQCHCQGPCFDTSGPAGLKRHRFHPVKCISCDRPLAVAPRPHLVTVRKASLHLQSRPASTGGTNRTAQQLPGRENEGSNQASRGPLSPTRPLSASSSLATACPFGAHADFTCQNGQVDILGIDGVIYKGRLSSQAANGNIALGRDFPGTKSPQPPAQHAVEKTRRTPKYGSHYVSPYSCAAMRTRTVSSGDRWQAAAGGRTAGV, from the exons AtgctcaccaccagctgctCTCTGAAAACCACCATCGAGGCCTTCcaggaagagctgcagctcctgaagGACAATTTCCAGAAG GCTGGTCTGGAGGAGCTGCGAGAGCAGGCGGCACAGCAGGACAAGCACAGCAACCTCCTGCAGAACATCCTGGGCCAAATG GCAGAGGtgcggcaggagctgggcaaCTTCCCCTGGCAGGCCGGTGTGCTGTGCTCGCTCTGCAGGGTGCCCACTGGCGAG CTTTCCAGCCGGGAGCTCAGCCCTGAGGCCCCCCAGGAGCCAGCCCAGGAGGCACCGtgcaagcagagctggctgccgGAGCGGCACGTGGCCGTGGAGACCTTCATCAGCTGCCACGAgaaccagctccagcagcgTG CAGATTTGGGGACCCTGGAGGATGTGGCCACCCGACTGGAGAAGGTGCAAGGCGAAGTAAAGCACCTGCAGGACAAAGGAGAGAAG GGGCCAGATtttggcagggaggtgctgagccaggtggggcagctgcaggagcaatGTGCGAGACTCCAAGAGGCTGCAGAGCGGCTGTGGGCTGACACCGAGGACACCCAG AAAGCAGACGAGGCCGTGCTGGAGACCAAAGTGAGCCAGGACGAGTTGCAACGCGCCATGGCCCAGCTGAGCGAGATgatgcaggagctgctgcagaggatgTCCCTGCATGGCCAGGCCAGGCATAAAGCCCTGGAGCTCGTCAGTGAGATGGACTCCAAG GCACAGTGGGAGCAGGCTTGGAGGCTCAGCAAGCAGTGCCACTGCCAGGGGCCTTGCTTCGATACCAGCGGTCCCGCCGGCCTCAAGAG GCACCGCTTCCACCCAGTGAAGTGCATCTCCTGCGACAGACCCCTGGCCGTGGCCCCAAGGCC GCACTTGGTGACGGTCCGGAAGGCCAGCCTGCACCTCCAGTCTCGTCCAGCCAGCACCGGTGGCACCAACCGCACGGCACAGCAGCTGCCGGGGAG GGAGAACGAGGGGAGCAACCAGGCCAGCCGGGGCCCCCTGAGTCCCACCAGGCCACTGTCCGCCTCCAGCTCCCTCGCCACCGCCTGTCCCTTCGGAGCCCATGCGGATTTCACCTGCCAGAAC GGTCAAGTGGATATTCTGGGCATCGACGGGGTCATCTACAAGGGCAGGCTGAGCTCGCAGGCTGCCAACGGGAACATCGCCCTGGGCAGGGACTTCCCAG GAACAaagtccccccagccccctgcccagcacgCTGTGGAGAAAACGCGTCGCACCCCCAAGTATGGCAGCCACTACGTGTCCCCGTACTCGT GTGCTGCCATGCGGACGAGAACTGTCTCCTCGGGGGACCGATGGCAGGCCGCTGCGGGTGGCAGGACAGCCGGCGTCTGA
- the C15H16orf96 gene encoding uncharacterized protein C16orf96 homolog isoform X2 has translation MSVSVTLAELADVAFRTPNSGSVNAGALHLLLRGLLEHLRLQDASTQVSEDERGLLEPGAGAGGRPRAPLLQAEGQPGCPGGSPGTAELPTPRRDGGRPGTDTWQTAQLTERMEVIEEGMTKVTDKLQEMLTTSCSLKTTIEAFQEELQLLKDNFQKAGLEELREQAAQQDKHSNLLQNILGQMAEVRQELGNFPWQAGVLCSLCRVPTGELSSRELSPEAPQEPAQEAPCKQSWLPERHVAVETFISCHENQLQQRDLGTLEDVATRLEKVQGEVKHLQDKGEKGPDFGREVLSQVGQLQEQCARLQEAAERLWADTEDTQKADEAVLETKVSQDELQRAMAQLSEMMQELLQRMSLHGQARHKALELVSEMDSKAQWEQAWRLSKQCHCQGPCFDTSGPAGLKRHRFHPVKCISCDRPLAVAPRPHLVTVRKASLHLQSRPASTGGTNRTAQQLPGRENEGSNQASRGPLSPTRPLSASSSLATACPFGAHADFTCQNGQVDILGIDGVIYKGRLSSQAANGNIALGRDFPGTKSPQPPAQHAVEKTRRTPKYGSHYVSPYSCAAMRTRTVSSGDRWQAAAGGRTAGV, from the exons ATGAGCGTCTCGGTCACGCTGGCGGAGCTGGCGGACGTTGCCTTCCGCACGCCCAACAGCGGCAGCGTCAACGCCGGcgccctccacctcctcctgcgCGGCCTCCTGGAGCACCTGCGCCTGCAGGATGCCTCCACGCAGGTCTCGGAGGACGAGAGGGGCCTCCTcgagcccggggctggggctggggggaggccccgcgcccccctcctGCAGGCGGAGGGGCAGCCAGGCTGCCCCGGCGGGTCCCCGGGCACCGCGGAGCTGCCGACCCCCAGGCGGGACGGAGGCAGGCCAGGCACCGACACGTGGCAAACGGCGCAGCTGACCGAGAGGATGGAGGTGATCGAGGAGGGGATGACGAAG GTCACGGACAAGCTACAGGAGAtgctcaccaccagctgctCTCTGAAAACCACCATCGAGGCCTTCcaggaagagctgcagctcctgaagGACAATTTCCAGAAG GCTGGTCTGGAGGAGCTGCGAGAGCAGGCGGCACAGCAGGACAAGCACAGCAACCTCCTGCAGAACATCCTGGGCCAAATG GCAGAGGtgcggcaggagctgggcaaCTTCCCCTGGCAGGCCGGTGTGCTGTGCTCGCTCTGCAGGGTGCCCACTGGCGAG CTTTCCAGCCGGGAGCTCAGCCCTGAGGCCCCCCAGGAGCCAGCCCAGGAGGCACCGtgcaagcagagctggctgccgGAGCGGCACGTGGCCGTGGAGACCTTCATCAGCTGCCACGAgaaccagctccagcagcgTG ATTTGGGGACCCTGGAGGATGTGGCCACCCGACTGGAGAAGGTGCAAGGCGAAGTAAAGCACCTGCAGGACAAAGGAGAGAAG GGGCCAGATtttggcagggaggtgctgagccaggtggggcagctgcaggagcaatGTGCGAGACTCCAAGAGGCTGCAGAGCGGCTGTGGGCTGACACCGAGGACACCCAG AAAGCAGACGAGGCCGTGCTGGAGACCAAAGTGAGCCAGGACGAGTTGCAACGCGCCATGGCCCAGCTGAGCGAGATgatgcaggagctgctgcagaggatgTCCCTGCATGGCCAGGCCAGGCATAAAGCCCTGGAGCTCGTCAGTGAGATGGACTCCAAG GCACAGTGGGAGCAGGCTTGGAGGCTCAGCAAGCAGTGCCACTGCCAGGGGCCTTGCTTCGATACCAGCGGTCCCGCCGGCCTCAAGAG GCACCGCTTCCACCCAGTGAAGTGCATCTCCTGCGACAGACCCCTGGCCGTGGCCCCAAGGCC GCACTTGGTGACGGTCCGGAAGGCCAGCCTGCACCTCCAGTCTCGTCCAGCCAGCACCGGTGGCACCAACCGCACGGCACAGCAGCTGCCGGGGAG GGAGAACGAGGGGAGCAACCAGGCCAGCCGGGGCCCCCTGAGTCCCACCAGGCCACTGTCCGCCTCCAGCTCCCTCGCCACCGCCTGTCCCTTCGGAGCCCATGCGGATTTCACCTGCCAGAAC GGTCAAGTGGATATTCTGGGCATCGACGGGGTCATCTACAAGGGCAGGCTGAGCTCGCAGGCTGCCAACGGGAACATCGCCCTGGGCAGGGACTTCCCAG GAACAaagtccccccagccccctgcccagcacgCTGTGGAGAAAACGCGTCGCACCCCCAAGTATGGCAGCCACTACGTGTCCCCGTACTCGT GTGCTGCCATGCGGACGAGAACTGTCTCCTCGGGGGACCGATGGCAGGCCGCTGCGGGTGGCAGGACAGCCGGCGTCTGA
- the C15H16orf96 gene encoding uncharacterized protein C16orf96 homolog isoform X4, which yields MSVSVTLAELADVAFRTPNSGSVNAGALHLLLRGLLEHLRLQDASTQVSEDERGLLEPGAGAGGRPRAPLLQAEGQPGCPGGSPGTAELPTPRRDGGRPGTDTWQTAQLTERMEVIEEGMTKVTDKLQEMLTTSCSLKTTIEAFQEELQLLKDNFQKAGLEELREQAAQQDKHSNLLQNILGQMAEVRQELGNFPWQAGVLCSLCRVPTGELSSRELSPEAPQEPAQEAPCKQSWLPERHVAVETFISCHENQLQQRADLGTLEDVATRLEKVQGEVKHLQDKGEKGPDFGREVLSQVGQLQEQCARLQEAAERLWADTEDTQAQWEQAWRLSKQCHCQGPCFDTSGPAGLKRHRFHPVKCISCDRPLAVAPRPHLVTVRKASLHLQSRPASTGGTNRTAQQLPGRENEGSNQASRGPLSPTRPLSASSSLATACPFGAHADFTCQNGQVDILGIDGVIYKGRLSSQAANGNIALGRDFPGTKSPQPPAQHAVEKTRRTPKYGSHYVSPYSCAAMRTRTVSSGDRWQAAAGGRTAGV from the exons ATGAGCGTCTCGGTCACGCTGGCGGAGCTGGCGGACGTTGCCTTCCGCACGCCCAACAGCGGCAGCGTCAACGCCGGcgccctccacctcctcctgcgCGGCCTCCTGGAGCACCTGCGCCTGCAGGATGCCTCCACGCAGGTCTCGGAGGACGAGAGGGGCCTCCTcgagcccggggctggggctggggggaggccccgcgcccccctcctGCAGGCGGAGGGGCAGCCAGGCTGCCCCGGCGGGTCCCCGGGCACCGCGGAGCTGCCGACCCCCAGGCGGGACGGAGGCAGGCCAGGCACCGACACGTGGCAAACGGCGCAGCTGACCGAGAGGATGGAGGTGATCGAGGAGGGGATGACGAAG GTCACGGACAAGCTACAGGAGAtgctcaccaccagctgctCTCTGAAAACCACCATCGAGGCCTTCcaggaagagctgcagctcctgaagGACAATTTCCAGAAG GCTGGTCTGGAGGAGCTGCGAGAGCAGGCGGCACAGCAGGACAAGCACAGCAACCTCCTGCAGAACATCCTGGGCCAAATG GCAGAGGtgcggcaggagctgggcaaCTTCCCCTGGCAGGCCGGTGTGCTGTGCTCGCTCTGCAGGGTGCCCACTGGCGAG CTTTCCAGCCGGGAGCTCAGCCCTGAGGCCCCCCAGGAGCCAGCCCAGGAGGCACCGtgcaagcagagctggctgccgGAGCGGCACGTGGCCGTGGAGACCTTCATCAGCTGCCACGAgaaccagctccagcagcgTG CAGATTTGGGGACCCTGGAGGATGTGGCCACCCGACTGGAGAAGGTGCAAGGCGAAGTAAAGCACCTGCAGGACAAAGGAGAGAAG GGGCCAGATtttggcagggaggtgctgagccaggtggggcagctgcaggagcaatGTGCGAGACTCCAAGAGGCTGCAGAGCGGCTGTGGGCTGACACCGAGGACACCCAG GCACAGTGGGAGCAGGCTTGGAGGCTCAGCAAGCAGTGCCACTGCCAGGGGCCTTGCTTCGATACCAGCGGTCCCGCCGGCCTCAAGAG GCACCGCTTCCACCCAGTGAAGTGCATCTCCTGCGACAGACCCCTGGCCGTGGCCCCAAGGCC GCACTTGGTGACGGTCCGGAAGGCCAGCCTGCACCTCCAGTCTCGTCCAGCCAGCACCGGTGGCACCAACCGCACGGCACAGCAGCTGCCGGGGAG GGAGAACGAGGGGAGCAACCAGGCCAGCCGGGGCCCCCTGAGTCCCACCAGGCCACTGTCCGCCTCCAGCTCCCTCGCCACCGCCTGTCCCTTCGGAGCCCATGCGGATTTCACCTGCCAGAAC GGTCAAGTGGATATTCTGGGCATCGACGGGGTCATCTACAAGGGCAGGCTGAGCTCGCAGGCTGCCAACGGGAACATCGCCCTGGGCAGGGACTTCCCAG GAACAaagtccccccagccccctgcccagcacgCTGTGGAGAAAACGCGTCGCACCCCCAAGTATGGCAGCCACTACGTGTCCCCGTACTCGT GTGCTGCCATGCGGACGAGAACTGTCTCCTCGGGGGACCGATGGCAGGCCGCTGCGGGTGGCAGGACAGCCGGCGTCTGA
- the C15H16orf96 gene encoding uncharacterized protein C16orf96 homolog isoform X3, translating to MSVSVTLAELADVAFRTPNSGSVNAGALHLLLRGLLEHLRLQDASTQVSEDERGLLEPGAGAGGRPRAPLLQAEGQPGCPGGSPGTAELPTPRRDGGRPGTDTWQTAQLTERMEVIEEGMTKVTDKLQEMLTTSCSLKTTIEAFQEELQLLKDNFQKAGLEELREQAAQQDKHSNLLQNILGQMAEVRQELGNFPWQAGVLCSLCRVPTGELSSRELSPEAPQEPAQEAPCKQSWLPERHVAVETFISCHENQLQQRADLGTLEDVATRLEKVQGEVKHLQDKGEKGPDFGREVLSQVGQLQEQCARLQEAAERLWADTEDTQKADEAVLETKVSQDELQRAMAQLSEMMQELLQRMSLHGQARHKALELVSEMDSKAQWEQAWRLSKQCHCQGPCFDTSGPAGLKRHRFHPVKCISCDRPLAVAPRPHLVTVRKASLHLQSRPASTGGTNRTAQQLPGSSLATACPFGAHADFTCQNGQVDILGIDGVIYKGRLSSQAANGNIALGRDFPGTKSPQPPAQHAVEKTRRTPKYGSHYVSPYSCAAMRTRTVSSGDRWQAAAGGRTAGV from the exons ATGAGCGTCTCGGTCACGCTGGCGGAGCTGGCGGACGTTGCCTTCCGCACGCCCAACAGCGGCAGCGTCAACGCCGGcgccctccacctcctcctgcgCGGCCTCCTGGAGCACCTGCGCCTGCAGGATGCCTCCACGCAGGTCTCGGAGGACGAGAGGGGCCTCCTcgagcccggggctggggctggggggaggccccgcgcccccctcctGCAGGCGGAGGGGCAGCCAGGCTGCCCCGGCGGGTCCCCGGGCACCGCGGAGCTGCCGACCCCCAGGCGGGACGGAGGCAGGCCAGGCACCGACACGTGGCAAACGGCGCAGCTGACCGAGAGGATGGAGGTGATCGAGGAGGGGATGACGAAG GTCACGGACAAGCTACAGGAGAtgctcaccaccagctgctCTCTGAAAACCACCATCGAGGCCTTCcaggaagagctgcagctcctgaagGACAATTTCCAGAAG GCTGGTCTGGAGGAGCTGCGAGAGCAGGCGGCACAGCAGGACAAGCACAGCAACCTCCTGCAGAACATCCTGGGCCAAATG GCAGAGGtgcggcaggagctgggcaaCTTCCCCTGGCAGGCCGGTGTGCTGTGCTCGCTCTGCAGGGTGCCCACTGGCGAG CTTTCCAGCCGGGAGCTCAGCCCTGAGGCCCCCCAGGAGCCAGCCCAGGAGGCACCGtgcaagcagagctggctgccgGAGCGGCACGTGGCCGTGGAGACCTTCATCAGCTGCCACGAgaaccagctccagcagcgTG CAGATTTGGGGACCCTGGAGGATGTGGCCACCCGACTGGAGAAGGTGCAAGGCGAAGTAAAGCACCTGCAGGACAAAGGAGAGAAG GGGCCAGATtttggcagggaggtgctgagccaggtggggcagctgcaggagcaatGTGCGAGACTCCAAGAGGCTGCAGAGCGGCTGTGGGCTGACACCGAGGACACCCAG AAAGCAGACGAGGCCGTGCTGGAGACCAAAGTGAGCCAGGACGAGTTGCAACGCGCCATGGCCCAGCTGAGCGAGATgatgcaggagctgctgcagaggatgTCCCTGCATGGCCAGGCCAGGCATAAAGCCCTGGAGCTCGTCAGTGAGATGGACTCCAAG GCACAGTGGGAGCAGGCTTGGAGGCTCAGCAAGCAGTGCCACTGCCAGGGGCCTTGCTTCGATACCAGCGGTCCCGCCGGCCTCAAGAG GCACCGCTTCCACCCAGTGAAGTGCATCTCCTGCGACAGACCCCTGGCCGTGGCCCCAAGGCC GCACTTGGTGACGGTCCGGAAGGCCAGCCTGCACCTCCAGTCTCGTCCAGCCAGCACCGGTGGCACCAACCGCACGGCACAGCAGCTGCCGGGGAG CTCCCTCGCCACCGCCTGTCCCTTCGGAGCCCATGCGGATTTCACCTGCCAGAAC GGTCAAGTGGATATTCTGGGCATCGACGGGGTCATCTACAAGGGCAGGCTGAGCTCGCAGGCTGCCAACGGGAACATCGCCCTGGGCAGGGACTTCCCAG GAACAaagtccccccagccccctgcccagcacgCTGTGGAGAAAACGCGTCGCACCCCCAAGTATGGCAGCCACTACGTGTCCCCGTACTCGT GTGCTGCCATGCGGACGAGAACTGTCTCCTCGGGGGACCGATGGCAGGCCGCTGCGGGTGGCAGGACAGCCGGCGTCTGA
- the C15H16orf96 gene encoding uncharacterized protein C16orf96 homolog isoform X1: MSVSVTLAELADVAFRTPNSGSVNAGALHLLLRGLLEHLRLQDASTQVSEDERGLLEPGAGAGGRPRAPLLQAEGQPGCPGGSPGTAELPTPRRDGGRPGTDTWQTAQLTERMEVIEEGMTKVTDKLQEMLTTSCSLKTTIEAFQEELQLLKDNFQKAGLEELREQAAQQDKHSNLLQNILGQMAEVRQELGNFPWQAGVLCSLCRVPTGELSSRELSPEAPQEPAQEAPCKQSWLPERHVAVETFISCHENQLQQRADLGTLEDVATRLEKVQGEVKHLQDKGEKGPDFGREVLSQVGQLQEQCARLQEAAERLWADTEDTQKADEAVLETKVSQDELQRAMAQLSEMMQELLQRMSLHGQARHKALELVSEMDSKAQWEQAWRLSKQCHCQGPCFDTSGPAGLKRHRFHPVKCISCDRPLAVAPRPHLVTVRKASLHLQSRPASTGGTNRTAQQLPGRENEGSNQASRGPLSPTRPLSASSSLATACPFGAHADFTCQNGQVDILGIDGVIYKGRLSSQAANGNIALGRDFPGTKSPQPPAQHAVEKTRRTPKYGSHYVSPYSCAAMRTRTVSSGDRWQAAAGGRTAGV, from the exons ATGAGCGTCTCGGTCACGCTGGCGGAGCTGGCGGACGTTGCCTTCCGCACGCCCAACAGCGGCAGCGTCAACGCCGGcgccctccacctcctcctgcgCGGCCTCCTGGAGCACCTGCGCCTGCAGGATGCCTCCACGCAGGTCTCGGAGGACGAGAGGGGCCTCCTcgagcccggggctggggctggggggaggccccgcgcccccctcctGCAGGCGGAGGGGCAGCCAGGCTGCCCCGGCGGGTCCCCGGGCACCGCGGAGCTGCCGACCCCCAGGCGGGACGGAGGCAGGCCAGGCACCGACACGTGGCAAACGGCGCAGCTGACCGAGAGGATGGAGGTGATCGAGGAGGGGATGACGAAG GTCACGGACAAGCTACAGGAGAtgctcaccaccagctgctCTCTGAAAACCACCATCGAGGCCTTCcaggaagagctgcagctcctgaagGACAATTTCCAGAAG GCTGGTCTGGAGGAGCTGCGAGAGCAGGCGGCACAGCAGGACAAGCACAGCAACCTCCTGCAGAACATCCTGGGCCAAATG GCAGAGGtgcggcaggagctgggcaaCTTCCCCTGGCAGGCCGGTGTGCTGTGCTCGCTCTGCAGGGTGCCCACTGGCGAG CTTTCCAGCCGGGAGCTCAGCCCTGAGGCCCCCCAGGAGCCAGCCCAGGAGGCACCGtgcaagcagagctggctgccgGAGCGGCACGTGGCCGTGGAGACCTTCATCAGCTGCCACGAgaaccagctccagcagcgTG CAGATTTGGGGACCCTGGAGGATGTGGCCACCCGACTGGAGAAGGTGCAAGGCGAAGTAAAGCACCTGCAGGACAAAGGAGAGAAG GGGCCAGATtttggcagggaggtgctgagccaggtggggcagctgcaggagcaatGTGCGAGACTCCAAGAGGCTGCAGAGCGGCTGTGGGCTGACACCGAGGACACCCAG AAAGCAGACGAGGCCGTGCTGGAGACCAAAGTGAGCCAGGACGAGTTGCAACGCGCCATGGCCCAGCTGAGCGAGATgatgcaggagctgctgcagaggatgTCCCTGCATGGCCAGGCCAGGCATAAAGCCCTGGAGCTCGTCAGTGAGATGGACTCCAAG GCACAGTGGGAGCAGGCTTGGAGGCTCAGCAAGCAGTGCCACTGCCAGGGGCCTTGCTTCGATACCAGCGGTCCCGCCGGCCTCAAGAG GCACCGCTTCCACCCAGTGAAGTGCATCTCCTGCGACAGACCCCTGGCCGTGGCCCCAAGGCC GCACTTGGTGACGGTCCGGAAGGCCAGCCTGCACCTCCAGTCTCGTCCAGCCAGCACCGGTGGCACCAACCGCACGGCACAGCAGCTGCCGGGGAG GGAGAACGAGGGGAGCAACCAGGCCAGCCGGGGCCCCCTGAGTCCCACCAGGCCACTGTCCGCCTCCAGCTCCCTCGCCACCGCCTGTCCCTTCGGAGCCCATGCGGATTTCACCTGCCAGAAC GGTCAAGTGGATATTCTGGGCATCGACGGGGTCATCTACAAGGGCAGGCTGAGCTCGCAGGCTGCCAACGGGAACATCGCCCTGGGCAGGGACTTCCCAG GAACAaagtccccccagccccctgcccagcacgCTGTGGAGAAAACGCGTCGCACCCCCAAGTATGGCAGCCACTACGTGTCCCCGTACTCGT GTGCTGCCATGCGGACGAGAACTGTCTCCTCGGGGGACCGATGGCAGGCCGCTGCGGGTGGCAGGACAGCCGGCGTCTGA